One genomic window of Pseudopipra pipra isolate bDixPip1 chromosome 17, bDixPip1.hap1, whole genome shotgun sequence includes the following:
- the STK35 gene encoding serine/threonine-protein kinase 35, with translation MDGGRRGTQRTAAAAAGRRRRALRRGAMAAAAVGPGIGGGAGGPRYSLLAEIGRGAYGVVYEAVSGRSGARLAVKRIRCDAPENVELALAEFWALTSLRRQHPNVVRFEECVLQRHGLGQRMSHGNKRSQLYLRLVETSLKGERILGYAEEPCYLWFVMEFCEGGDLNQYVLSRRPDPATNKSFMLQLTSAIAFLHKNHIVHRDLKPDNILITEKSGTPVLKVADFGLSKVCAGLTARGKEGGHENKNVNVNKYWLSSACGSDFYMAPEVWEGHYTAKADIFALGIIIWAMIERITFIDAETKKELLGTYIKQGTEIVPVGEALLENPKMELHIPQKRRTSMSEGIKQLLKDMLAANPQDRPDAFELETRMDQVTCAA, from the exons atGGACGGCGGCCGCCGCGGGACACAAaggacggcggcggcggcggcggggaggcggcggcgggcgtTGCGGCGCGGGGCCATGGCGGCGGCCGCGGTGGGGCCGGGCAtcggcggcggcgccggcggcCCGCGGTACAGCCTGCTGGCCGAGATCGGCCGCGGCGCCTACGGCGTGGTGTACGAGGCGGTGTCGGGCCGCAGTGGAGCGCGGCTGGCGGTGAAGCGGATCCGCTGCGACGCCCCCGAGAACGTGGAGCTGGCGCTGGCCGAGTTCTGGGCCCTAACGAGCCTCCGGCGGCAGCACCCGAACGTGGTGCGGTTCGAGGAGTGCGTGCTGCAGCGGCACGGCCTGGGGCAGCGCATGAGCCACGGCAACAAGCGCAGCCAGCTCTACCTGCGCCTCGTCGAGACCTCCCTCAAAG GTGAGAGGATCCTGGGCTACGCAGAGGAGCCTTGCTACCTGTGGTTCGTCATGGAGTTCTGTGAAGGGGGAGACCTCAACCAGTACGTGCTCTCCCGAAGACCCGACCCGGCGACCAACAAGAGCTTCATGCTGCAGCTGACCAGCGCCATTGCCTTCCTGCACAAGAACCACATCGTCCACCGGGACCTGAAACCAGACAACATCCTGATAACAGAGAAGTCTGGCACCCCTGTGCTCAAGGTGGCCGACTTCGGGCTGAGCAAGGTCTGCGCTGGCCTGACTGCTCGGGGCAAGGAGGGTGGGCACGAGAACAAAAATGTGAATGTGAACAAGTACTGGCTGTCCTCGGCCTGTGGCTCTGATTTCTACATGGCGCCTGAGGTCTGGGAAGGACACTACACTGCCAAGGCTGACATCTTCGCCCTCGGCATCATCATCTGGGCCATGATTGAGAGGATCACTTTCATTGACGCCGAGACCaagaaggagctgctggggacCTACATCAAGCAGGGGACCGAGATTGTGCCCGTTGGGGAAGCGCTGCTAGAAAACCCAAAGATGGAGCTGCACATCCCTCAGAAACGCAGGACTTCCATGTCTGAGGGGATCAAGCAGCTCTTGAAAGACATGTTGGCTGCTAACCCACAGGATCGACCTGATGCCTTTGAGCTTGAAACCAGAATGGACCAGGTTACATGTGCTGCTTAA